The Candidatus Saccharibacteria bacterium genome has a segment encoding these proteins:
- a CDS encoding N-acetylmuramoyl-L-alanine amidase, translating to MKIVFKNISILLLVFVLNFNFLFSNGYSPKAAALSEAQKRALDVGAPYIDTQSGPAACSSGGGLGDELDGHILPATSGGTGLEQHLPVGGPEGDGGSISRHYELTNVPLEAQNGFAGTGGSGGGGAGALPTNVPEEEQWYINMRWRYVDWAWSGQSQSVDRPEEDIAFYQNHPRVLVSNPRTNKSVVTAVIESGPAPWTGTNDQGGSNPPDYWRGFIDGTPPEYTGRVSGLSPEAFLELEAAIKTPDSGDILHYAWADQDAPLGPTEYVDLSGASGSCSSSTANYIDFISFSGSEIDPTAIVLHWTAGNHNSVADFVQGIEGRPGNCCSVQLYADEEGGMYKLVEPLNTLTAHACGVNSRTIGIEIESINGFPNDVSKHEEKLLNSPEQFDSVVNTVVDLSRRFDIPLVNEPEALIGVVGHYQTDPLHCPSPVGKADPGETYLQAVLEEAQRRSGE from the coding sequence ATGAAAATTGTTTTTAAAAATATTAGTATCTTACTATTAGTTTTTGTCTTGAACTTCAATTTCTTATTTAGCAACGGCTACTCACCGAAAGCTGCTGCTTTGTCAGAGGCACAAAAAAGAGCACTTGATGTTGGCGCCCCATATATTGATACGCAAAGCGGTCCAGCAGCATGCTCTTCGGGTGGCGGGCTTGGCGATGAGCTGGATGGTCACATACTTCCGGCGACCAGTGGTGGAACTGGCCTGGAGCAACATCTTCCAGTAGGTGGACCTGAAGGCGATGGTGGAAGCATATCGAGACACTATGAGCTCACCAATGTGCCGCTCGAAGCTCAAAATGGTTTTGCCGGCACCGGTGGGAGCGGTGGTGGTGGAGCTGGAGCTCTGCCCACAAATGTCCCCGAAGAAGAACAATGGTATATAAATATGCGCTGGAGATACGTCGACTGGGCCTGGAGCGGCCAAAGTCAGAGCGTAGACAGGCCAGAGGAAGATATTGCGTTTTACCAGAATCACCCTAGAGTTCTTGTGAGTAATCCTCGGACTAATAAAAGCGTTGTTACTGCAGTTATTGAATCCGGGCCAGCCCCATGGACGGGAACAAATGACCAAGGTGGAAGTAACCCTCCTGATTATTGGCGTGGTTTTATAGATGGCACTCCGCCAGAATATACCGGTCGAGTTTCTGGTTTATCGCCAGAGGCATTTTTAGAACTTGAAGCTGCAATAAAAACACCAGACAGCGGAGATATACTGCATTATGCATGGGCCGACCAGGATGCACCGCTAGGGCCTACTGAATACGTTGACTTGTCTGGCGCTTCTGGATCTTGTTCATCAAGCACAGCCAATTATATTGATTTTATATCTTTCTCGGGGTCAGAAATAGATCCTACAGCAATAGTTTTACACTGGACAGCCGGAAATCATAATAGCGTTGCGGACTTTGTTCAGGGCATAGAGGGGCGGCCAGGTAACTGTTGTTCTGTTCAGCTATATGCAGACGAAGAAGGGGGTATGTACAAGCTTGTTGAGCCTTTAAACACACTTACTGCACACGCATGTGGCGTTAACTCTAGAACAATTGGCATAGAAATCGAGAGTATAAACGGATTTCCTAATGACGTCAGCAAACATGAAGAGAAGTTGTTAAATAGCCCCGAACAATTCGATTCGGTTGTAAATACAGTGGTTGATCTGAGTAGACGCTTTGATATTCCACTAGTAAACGAACCTGAAGCCTTGATCGGCGTGGTGGGCCATTACCAAACAGATCCTCTTCACTGCCCAAGTCCCGTCGGCAAAGCAGACCCTGGTGAGACATATCTACAAGCAGTATTAGAAGAAGCACAAAGGAGAAGTGGTGAATAA